DNA from Kitasatospora acidiphila:
AGGGCTTGGAGTCCCGTTCGGCTGCCATGGCACACGACGTTACCGGCTGTCTGTGACAGAAGTCCGGTGCCTCGGCCGAATTCTTCGACCCAATCGACCGGAAAGTACCGCCTTGGCCCGCGCCTCCGGTCGGATCATCATCCCCAGCCTGTGGATAACGCGCTTGGTGGACGGACGGAATCGGAGCAGGATGATCTCACCGAGTGAAGTCGACCGATTCCGGAGCGGAGTGTCCGATGCGTCCCGTGCTCAAGTCCGCGCTCTCCCGCACCTGGCGTGACCAGGAGACCTTGCAGTTCGGCACGCTTCCCGACCGGGCCCAGCTGGTCTCCCGGGCCGATGAGCGATTCTGCGCCTTCCTGGCGCTGCTCGACGGGGAGCGTGATGCCGCCGCCGTCACCGCCGCCGCGCGCGATCTCGGGCTGGAGCCCTCCGCAGTCGAACAGACCCTGCACTCGCTGGCCGAGACCGGCCTGCTCGACGACGCGGGCGCGGTCGATCGGGCGCTGGCCGGGCTGCCGCCGAGCCGACGGGACCAGCTCGGGCCCGATCTGGCCTCGCTCTCGCTGCTCCACCCCGGGCCGGGGCAGGGCGCGGGGGTGCTGGGGCGGCGGTCCGGGCGGCGGGTCGAGGTGCGCGGCGCCGGGCGGGTCGGGGCCGCGCTGGCGACCACCCTGGCGGCGGCCGGGGTCGGCTCGGTCGAGGTGCTGGACGAGGGCCGGGTGGCCGCCGGGGACTGCGCGCCCGGCGGGTTGACGGTCCGTGAGATCGGTCGACCGCGGGCCACCGCGGCGCGCGAGGCGGTTCAGCGCGCCGCCGGTCGGCTGCCGGCGCCCGAGGGCCCGGCCGGGCTCGCGGGTGCCGGTCGGCCGGTCCCCGATCTGGTGGTGTTCGCGCCGCGGGACGGCAGCGGGGCGTTCGCCGGCAGCGCGGCCGCCGCCCGGGAGCTGATGCGGGCCGGCATCCCGCACCTGTACGTCGGGGTGGTGGAGCATCTGGGGGTGGTCGGCCCCCTGGTGCTGCCCGGTGCCTCCGCCTGCGGCGGCTGCCTGGTGCTCAGTCGCACCGATCAGGATTCCGGCTGGCCCCGGCTGCTGTCCCAGCTCGCCGCCGAGGGGCCGGGGCGGGCCAGGGAGCCCGCCTGTGACGGCGCGTTGGCCACTGCGGTGGCCGGGCTCGCCGCCCTGCACGCGCTGCTGCTGTTCGACGGGGAGCGGCCGCCCAGTATCGACGGCTGGTGCGAGATCTCGGCGGCGGACGGCATGGCCCGCCGGCTGCGGCTCTCCCCGCATCTGGAGTGCGGCTGCTTCTGGCCCTGACGGGCCGGGCCCTGCCGACGGGGGCGGGCGCGGTCGATCAGGTGCCGGCCGGGCTGCCGCCGAGCCGGCGGGACCAGCTCGCGCCCGATCGTCCGACCCTGACCGGCCGAGCCCTGCGGAGGCGGCGCCGGCGGGTGCGGTCGGCGCGGGCCGGGCCCTGGCCGAGCCGCCGGAGGGAACGGGCACAATGGCCTAGTGACCGCCGTCCCCGGTCATCGGCGGCCCCGCGAGGAGCCGCCAACGGCAGGCCCGCACAGGGTGGCAGGATTGGGAGGCCCGGGTGAGCGATCTTCCGCGCAAGGCTATGACCCGCACCGCACGGCTCGCCGCCCTGCCCTTGGGGATCGCGGGGCGGGCCACCCTGGGCCTGGGCAAGCGGATCGGCGGACGCTCCGCGGAGGCCGTCACCGCCGAGCTCCAGCAGGCCACCGCCGACCAGCTCTTCAAGGTCCTCGGGGAGCTCAAGGGCGGGGCGATGAAGTTCGGGCAGGTGCTGTCGGTCTTCGAGGCCGCCCTGCCGGAGGAGGTCGCGGGCCCCTACCGGGCCGCCCTGACGAAGCTTCAGGACGCCGCGCCGCCGATGCCCGCCGCCCGGGTGCACGCCGCGCTGGCCGAGCGCATGGGCAAGGACTGGCGGGCCAACTTCCGCAGCTTCGACGACCGGCCGGCCGCTGCGGCCTCGATCGGCCAGGTGCACAAGGCGGTCTGGCAGGACGGCCGCACGGTTGCGGTCAAGGTGCAGTATCCGGGGGCGGGCGAGGCGTTGCTCTCCGATCTGGGCCAACTCAGCCGAGTGGCCTGGCTGGTCGGGCCGCTGATCCCGGGGCTGGACATCAAGCCGCTGATCAGCGAGCTGCGGGAGCGGGTCACCGAGGAACTGGACTACGCCCTGGAGGCCGAGGCCCAGCAGGTGCACGCCGACGAGTTCGCCACCGACCCGGACATCGTGGTGCCCGCCGTGGTGGCCCAGGCCGACCAGGTGCTGG
Protein-coding regions in this window:
- a CDS encoding ThiF family adenylyltransferase is translated as MRPVLKSALSRTWRDQETLQFGTLPDRAQLVSRADERFCAFLALLDGERDAAAVTAAARDLGLEPSAVEQTLHSLAETGLLDDAGAVDRALAGLPPSRRDQLGPDLASLSLLHPGPGQGAGVLGRRSGRRVEVRGAGRVGAALATTLAAAGVGSVEVLDEGRVAAGDCAPGGLTVREIGRPRATAAREAVQRAAGRLPAPEGPAGLAGAGRPVPDLVVFAPRDGSGAFAGSAAAARELMRAGIPHLYVGVVEHLGVVGPLVLPGASACGGCLVLSRTDQDSGWPRLLSQLAAEGPGRAREPACDGALATAVAGLAALHALLLFDGERPPSIDGWCEISAADGMARRLRLSPHLECGCFWP
- a CDS encoding ABC1 kinase family protein; translation: MSDLPRKAMTRTARLAALPLGIAGRATLGLGKRIGGRSAEAVTAELQQATADQLFKVLGELKGGAMKFGQVLSVFEAALPEEVAGPYRAALTKLQDAAPPMPAARVHAALAERMGKDWRANFRSFDDRPAAAASIGQVHKAVWQDGRTVAVKVQYPGAGEALLSDLGQLSRVAWLVGPLIPGLDIKPLISELRERVTEELDYALEAEAQQVHADEFATDPDIVVPAVVAQADQVLVTEWLDGTPLAEVISGGSQIERDRAGQLLARFLFAGPARTGLLHADPHPGNFRLLKNDGPAENWRLGVLDFGTVDRLPGGLPRPIGDSLRMALAGDAVGVLEMLRAEGFVKPTIELDPDAVLDYLRPIIEPAAVEHFHFTRAWMRAQAARIADPRSPASNLGKQLNLPPDYLLIHRVTLSTIGVLCQLGAQAPFRAEMLDWLPGFAELD